The window GGCGCAAGGTCACCGACGCCGTGCACGCGGCCGACGGACGGATCGTCATCCAGCTGATGCACACCGGACGCATCGCCCACCCCGACAACACCCCGCACGGGCGCCAGCCGGTCGCCCCTTCGGCGATCCGGCCGCAGGGCCAGATGTTCACCGCGTCCGGGCCCCAGGAGATGCCCACGCCCCGCGCCCTGTCCACACACGAAGTCGCGGCAACCGTCGACGACTTCCGCCGCGCCGCAGCGGCTGCCGTCGCGGCAGGCGCCGACGGCGTGGAGATCCACGCAGCCAACGGCTACCTGGTGCACCAGTTCCTGTCCGACAACACCAACCAGCGCACCGACCGCTACGGCGGTTCCCTCGAGGGCCGCATCCGCTTCGCCGTCGAGGTCGCCGCTGCCGTGGCCGACGAGATCGGCGCCGACCGTACCGGCCTGCGCATCTCTCCCGGCAACCCCTACAACGACATCGCCGAGTCCGACACTGCCGAGCTGTATCCGGCTCTCCTGCGCGCCCTCAGCCCGCTCGGCCTCGCCTACCTCCACGTGATGCACGCGGGCGACGACGCGCTGCTGGGCATCCTGCGCGCGCTGTGGCCGACCACGCTGATCCTCAACCGGGCCGGTACCGACCTGCCCACCCGCGCCAAGGACATCGACCACGGCGCGGCCGATCTCGTCTCCGTCGGCGCCCTCGCGCTCGCCAACCCGGACCTGGTCGAGCGGCTACGCTCTGACGCGCCGCTGAACACCCCCGACCCGGCGACCTTCTACGGCGGCGGAGCGGCCGGCTACACCGACTGCCCCACCCACACCGTCTGAGGAACCAACCATGGCCGCCCCCACACCCCGCACCCCCTCCACGGCGAGCGAGGGACCGATGAGCTACGCGATCTTCCAGCTCGCCCGCGCTCACCGCGCCCGCGC of the Streptomyces sp. NBC_00287 genome contains:
- a CDS encoding alkene reductase gives rise to the protein MLNSLWTPITVGDISLPHRLVMAPMTRDRSTPEGVPTELNAEYYAQRASHALIITEGTQPNADGQGYLLTPGIHNDEQIAGWRKVTDAVHAADGRIVIQLMHTGRIAHPDNTPHGRQPVAPSAIRPQGQMFTASGPQEMPTPRALSTHEVAATVDDFRRAAAAAVAAGADGVEIHAANGYLVHQFLSDNTNQRTDRYGGSLEGRIRFAVEVAAAVADEIGADRTGLRISPGNPYNDIAESDTAELYPALLRALSPLGLAYLHVMHAGDDALLGILRALWPTTLILNRAGTDLPTRAKDIDHGAADLVSVGALALANPDLVERLRSDAPLNTPDPATFYGGGAAGYTDCPTHTV